The Coffea eugenioides isolate CCC68of chromosome 8, Ceug_1.0, whole genome shotgun sequence genome has a segment encoding these proteins:
- the LOC113780237 gene encoding protein PFC0760c-like, translating to MNDLVFVMYNLKLRERQRQRQRVIEEIPFENLPSDDEWVTERENPTLPRENSWLRVLDDNPKCDTSDEEGNEDDEIEILTRNVQRVYDHEDRQTHVRRRQVNKMKEIHVIDEDDGPSTEFDRQDDDYLDMVPETDLQMGTNDLDDTNLDGDEDNAEDEFQENWDGEDDWENNDFDNMDYGNNEFDSNDENDWL from the exons atgaatgaccTTGTGTTTGTGATGTACAACTTGAAGTTGAGAGAGAGACAAAGGCAAAGGCAACGTGTTATTGAAGAAATTCCTTTTGAGAATTTGCCTTCAGATGATGAATGGGTGacagagagagaaaatccaacTCTTCCAAGAGAAAATAGCTGGTTACGAGTTCTAGATGACAATCCCAAATGTGACACTTCAGATGAAGAGggaaatgaagatgatgaaaTTGAAATACTTACAAGAAATGTGCAGAGAGTTT ATGATCATGAAGATCGTCAAACCCATGTCCGTCGAAGACAAGTTAATAAAATGAAAGAGATTCATGTTATTGATGAGGATGATGGGCCTTCAACTGAATTTGACCGCCAAGATGATGATTATCTTGATATGGTTCCCGAAACTGATCTTCAAATGGGAACTAATGATTTGGATGATACTAATTTGGATGGTGATGAAGATAATGCCGAAGATGAATTCCAAGAGAATTGGGATGGTGAagatgattgggaaaataatgaTTTTGATAATATGGATTATGGGAATAATGAATTTGATTCAAACGATGAAAATGATTGGTTATAA